A stretch of the Papaver somniferum cultivar HN1 chromosome 6, ASM357369v1, whole genome shotgun sequence genome encodes the following:
- the LOC113290490 gene encoding uncharacterized protein LOC113290490, translated as MDKNPFRPKIVADSHIYGSCHGLVLLKRSRCNHRYYVTIWNPLTSEFKDVPVRKPRLDNKIPDGLRITDKECLVYATKYGFGYDDRFSINDYKLVRVRFFYDSVDRAIYGYEAKVYSLALKSWKTIIDIPCVKFFLEAGGELNTPVFVNGVLPNCIVICCIRDKRYPTSGNGVIVVFNIEHEYFMSVFPRTKNKILGHKEIRGTGF; from the coding sequence ATGGATAAAAATCCTTTCAGACCTAAAATCGTTGCTGATAGTCATATTTATGGTTCTTGTCATGGTTTGGTTTTACTGAAGCGTTCTAGGTGTAATCATCGTTATTATGTGACCATATGGAATCCATTAACTTCGGAATTCAAAGATGTACCAGTACGGAAGCCAAGATTAGACAACAAAATTCCAGATGGTTTACGCATTACTGATAAGGAATGTCTGGTATACGCTACCAAATACGGGTTTGGGTATGATGATAGATTTAGTATTAATGATTACAAGCTTGTAAGGGTGAGGTTCTTCTACGATTCCGTTGATAGGGCTATATATGGTTATGAAGCTAAGGTATATTCTTTAGCGTTGAAATCGTGGAAAACAATAATTGACATCCCATGTGTCAAATTCTTTTTGGAGGCCGGAGGTGAGCTTAATACGCCTGTGTTTGTCAATGGGGTTCTTCCTAATTGTATAGTTATTTGTTGCATCCGTGATAAAAGATATCCTACGTCTGGCAATGGGGTCATAGTTGTTTTTAATATCGAACATGAATACTTTATGTCTGTCTTCCCAAGAACtaaaaacaaaatattgggtcATAAGGAAATACGCGGTACGGGTTTCTGA